The following coding sequences are from one Capsicum annuum cultivar UCD-10X-F1 chromosome 3, UCD10Xv1.1, whole genome shotgun sequence window:
- the LOC107862120 gene encoding mRNA cap guanine-N7 methyltransferase 1, with amino-acid sequence MKRDYSESSSSTSHGPPLSKFKHNPQGDTHFLEDESTKIFARKVADHYSSRTNQTLEEREASPIIHLKKLNNWIKSVLIQLYTKRGDAVLDLACGKGGDLIKWDKANVGYYVGIDIADGSIEDCRTRYNGDADHHQRRKKFSFPARLMCGDCYEVRLDRVLADDAPFDVCSCQFAMHYSWSTEARARRALANVSALLRPGGTFIGTMPDANVIIKKLREAEGLAFGNSVYWIRFDEEFSEKKFKSSNPFGIKYKFHLEDAVDCPEWIVPFHVFKALAEEYGFELVFVKNNHMFVDEYLKKPEFVELMRRLGALGDGNQDRSTLSPDEWDAAYLYLTFVLRKRGQPDQTRRNPKRDQGKMHLTKEDIENVNGAA; translated from the exons ATGAAGCGCGATTACTCAGAGTCTTCATCTTCAACTTCTCATGGACCTCCACTATCCAAATTTAAACACAACCCTCAAG GCGATACTCATTTTCTGGAAGATGAAAGCACAAAAATCTTTGCTAGGAAGGTGGCTGATCATTACAGTTCAAGGACCAACCAAACTCTTGAAGAGCGTGAAGCAAGTCCTATCATCCATTTAAAGAAACTTAACAATTGG ATCAAGAGTGTCTTGATTCAACTCTATACGAAAAGAGGGGATGCAGTTCTTGATCTTGCTTGTGGGAAG GGCGGTGATCTCATTAAATGGGATAAAGCAAACGTTGGATATTATGTTGGCATTGATATTGCCGATGGTTCG ATAGAAGACTGCCGAACCCGCTACAATGGTGACGCAGATCACCATCAGCGCCGCAAGAAGTTCTCATTTCCTGCCAGACTTATGTGTGGAGATTGTTATGAG GTTCGTCTGGATCGGGTTTTAGCAGATGATGCACCTTTTGATGTTTGTAGCTGTCAG TTTGCTATGCATTATTCTTGGTCTACTGAAGCCCGTGCACGGCGTGCGCTGGCCAACGTCTCAGCTTTACTTCGACCTGGAGGAACATTTATTGGAACAATGCCAGATGCTAACGTCATCATTAAGAAGCTAAGAGAAG CTGAAGGGCTAGCTTTTGGTAATAGTGTCTACTGGATACGTTTTGATGAAGAATTTTCAGAGAAG AAATTTAAATCTTCAAATCCTTTTGGCATCAAATACAAGTTCCATCTGGAG GATGCTGTTGACTGCCCCGAATGGATTGTTCCTTTCCATGTCTTCAAGGCATTGGCTGAAGAG TATGGCTTTGAGCTAGTTTTTGTGAAGAATAATCACATGTTTGTAGACGAATACTTGAAGAAACCAGAATTCGTTGAACTAATGAGGAGGCTCGGTGCATTAGGTGATGGGAACCAAGACCGAA GTACATTATCACCAGATGAATGGGACGCTGCCTACCTTTATTTGACATTTGTTCTTAGAAAG CGAGGGCAACCAGATCAAACACGCCGAAACCCGAAACGAGACCAAGGCAAGATGCATTTGACAAAAGAAGATATCGAGAATGTTAACGGTGCAGCGTAG